One window of Ziziphus jujuba cultivar Dongzao chromosome 5, ASM3175591v1 genomic DNA carries:
- the LOC107407440 gene encoding tocopherol cyclase, chloroplastic-like isoform X1, giving the protein MEASVFSLAELHHFSPNLGFPISNPNSSCTLSCPSKPSSIATRKGRLKLGFPTNLRASVSNSLSETQQYGTSSTIGGDKESVGSVNPVYIPTPPNRELRTPHSGYHFDGSVRKFFEGWYFKVSIPERRQSFCFMYSVENPAFRNKLTPLEVAQHGPRFTGVGAQILGANDKYICQYTEESQNFWGSRHELILGNTFIPQKQSKPPNKEVPPQEFNRRVSEGFQVTPLWHQGFIRDDGRSDYVETVKTARWEYSTRPVYGWGDVGSQQKSTAGWLAAFPVFEPHWQICMAGGLSTGWIEWDGERIEFENAPSYSEKNWGGAFPRKWFWVQCNVFKGATGEVALTAAGGLRQLPGLTESFENAALICIHFDGKFYEFVPWNGVVNWEVAPWGCWCMGAENETHLVELEATTEDSGTTLRAPTSEAGLAPACKDTCFGLLRLQMWERKYDGSKGKIILDVTSDMAALEVGGGPWFNTWKGKTTTPELLSQALRVPIDVDGFFNLLPLFKPPGL; this is encoded by the exons ATGGAAGCCAGCGTTTTCTCACTTGCAGAACTCCACCATTTCTCTCCAAACCTGGGGTTTCCGATTTCAAATCCCAATTCCAGTTGCACCCTCTCTTGTCCTTCGAAACCCAGCTCGATTGCCACTCGGAAAGGTCGTCTCAAGCTAGGGTTTCCAACAAATCTGCGCGCTTCCGTATCTAATTCTTTATCTGAAACTCAACAGTACGGTACCTCTTCCACAATCGGTGGAGACAAAGAGAGTGTGGGTTCTGTGAACCCGGTCTACATTCCGACGCCTCCGAATCGAGAACTTCGAACTCCTCACAGCGG GTACCATTTTGATGGAAGTGTTAGGAAATTCTTCGAGGGGTGGTATTTCAAGGTGTCAATCCCGGAAAGGAGGCAGAGCTTCTGTTTTATGTACTCAGTGGAGAACCCTGCATTTCGCAATAAACTAACGCCATTGGAGGTTGCTCAGCATGGACCTAGATTTACTGGAGTCGGTGCGCAAATTCTCGGTGCCAATGACAAGTATATTTGTCAGTACACCGAGGAATCTCAAAATTTTTGGGGAA GTAGGCATGAGCTAATACTGGGGAATACATTTATACCACAAAAACAATCGAAGCCTCCGAACAAAGAGGTTCCTCCTCAG GAATTCAATAGGAGAGTGTCGGAAGGTTTTCAAGTCACTCCACTTTGGCACCAAGGTTTCATTCGTGATGATGGCAG GTCAGATTATGTGGAAACTGTGAAGACCGCACGTTGGGAGTATAGTACACGTCCAGTTTATGGCTGGGGTGATGTTGGCTCTCAACAGAAGTCTACGGCAGGATGGCTTGCAGCTTTCCCTGTCTTTGAACCCCATTGGCAAATATGCATGGCAGGCGGATTGTCAACAG gTTGGATAGAATGGGATGGTGAAAGGATTGAGTTTGAAAATGCCCCATCCTATTCTGAAAAGAATTGGGGCGGAGCATTCCCGAGAAAATGGTTTTGG GTTCAGTGTAATGTTTTCAAAGGTGCAACAGGAGAAGTTGCTCTCACGGCAGCTGGTGGGTTGAGGCAGCTACCTGGACTGACAGAGAGTTTTGAAAATGCTGCATTG ATTTGCATTCACtttgatggaaaattttatgaatttgtgcCATGGAATGGTGTTGTTAATTGGGAAGTTGCTCCTTGGGGTTGCTGGTGCATGGGTGCAGAGAATGAGACACACTTG GTCGAATTGGAGGCAACAACAGAGGATTCAGGTACAACTTTACGTGCTCCAACATCGGAAGCTGGACTTGCTCCCGCTTGTAAAGATACTTGTTTTGGGCTGCTAAGATTACAAATGTGGGAACGGAAATATGATGGCAGCAAGGGGAAG ATTATATTGGATGTCACGAGTGACATGGCAGCACTAGAGGTTGGTGGGGGACCATGGTTCAACACTTGGAAGGGCAAGACCACAACGCCAGAGCTCCTTAGCCAGGCTCTTAGGGTTCCAATTGATGTGGATgggttttttaatttgcttccACTGTTTAAGCCCCCTGGTCTATAA
- the LOC107420646 gene encoding bark storage protein A — protein sequence MGVLGVASKICFALIVIQLSAQQTNAAIPSKTRIAINKANQKGPYVGIVIPNLFELNPLLKHSDYKARSLNIDVSGRRFRFGAIAGQKVILVVSGLGMANAAITTQLLLTIFNVEGLLHYGIAGNANPSLNIGDVVIPQSWSHTALWNWQRYGQGREDELPLEANGDYTREIGYIKFADYTVNVSHSSSYDNLFNNIWYQPEEVFPVDGTPEERQHIFWIPVDPLYYNLSQNLEGLKLEDCVNSTTCLTTTPKVVRVERGTSASIYLDNAAYRGFLYEKFNVSPVEMESAAVALISYQQKIPFIVIRALSDLAGGGSADSNEADTFINLAANNSVAVAVEFVKQFSTATLAAY from the exons atgggagttCTTGGTGTAGCTTCCAAGATCTGTTTTGCTCTGATTGTAATCCAGCTTAGTGCACAACAGACAAATGCTGCAATTCCTTCGAAAACAAGAATAGCGATCAACAAGGCCAATCAAAAAGGCCCTTACGTTGGAATAGTGATTCCAAATCTTTTCGAATTGAACCCTCTGCTTAAGCATTCCGACTACAAAGCTAGAAGTTTGAACATTGACGTTTctg GAAGGAGATTCCGGTTCGGAGCTATTGCTGGCCAGAAAGTCATATTAGTCGTGTCAGGCCTTGGCATG GCCAATGCAGCTATAACGACTCAACTTCTATTGACCATCTTCAATGTAGAAGGACTGTTGCACTATGGAATAGCCGGGAATGCGAACCCTTCCCTCAACATTGGAGATGTGGTCATTCCTCAAAGCTGGTCGCATACTGCCCTCTGGAATTGGCAG AGATATGGACAAGGGCGTGAAGACGAGCTACCTCTTGAAGCAAATGGAGACTACACGAGAGAAATAGGGTACATTAAATTTGCAGATTATACAGTGAATGTCTCGCATTCCAGCTCCTACGACAATCTCTTCAATAATATTTGGTACCAACCTGAAGAAGTTTTCCCAGTAGATGGGACTCCTGAAGAGAGACAGCATATCTTCTGGATTCCTGTTGATCCTCTCTATTATAATCTCTCTCAAAATTTGGAG GGTCTAAAACTGGAAGATTGCGTAAACTCAACAACATGTTTGACCACAACGCCAAAGGTGGTGAGAGTGGAAAGGGGAACAAGTGCGAGCATTTACTTAGACAATGCAGCGTACCGCGGCTTCTTATATGAAAAATTCAATGTCAGCCCCGTGGAAATGGAAAGTGCAGCCGTGGCCTTAATTAGCTATCAGCAGAAGATCCCTTTCATTGTTATAAGAGCTCTCTCCGActtggccggcggtggctctgcCGACTCTAATGAGGCCGATACTTTCATCAACCTTGCCGCCAATAATTCTGTGGCTGTTGCCGTTGAATTTGTCAAGCAGTTTTCAACTGCCACTTTGGCAGCTTATTAG
- the LOC107407440 gene encoding tocopherol cyclase, chloroplastic-like isoform X2: protein MEASVFSLAELHHFSPNLGFPISNPNSSCTLSCPSKPSSIATRKGRLKLGFPTNLRASVSNSLSETQQYGTSSTIGGDKESVGSVNPVYIPTPPNRELRTPHSGYHFDGSVRKFFEGWYFKVSIPERRQSFCFMYSVENPAFRNKLTPLEVAQHGPRFTGVGAQILGANDKYICQYTEESQNFWGSRHELILGNTFIPQKQSKPPNKEVPPQEFNRRVSEGFQVTPLWHQGFIRDDGRSDYVETVKTARWEYSTRPVYGWGDVGSQQKSTAGWLAAFPVFEPHWQICMAGGLSTGWIEWDGERIEFENAPSYSEKNWGGAFPRKWFWICIHFDGKFYEFVPWNGVVNWEVAPWGCWCMGAENETHLVELEATTEDSGTTLRAPTSEAGLAPACKDTCFGLLRLQMWERKYDGSKGKIILDVTSDMAALEVGGGPWFNTWKGKTTTPELLSQALRVPIDVDGFFNLLPLFKPPGL, encoded by the exons ATGGAAGCCAGCGTTTTCTCACTTGCAGAACTCCACCATTTCTCTCCAAACCTGGGGTTTCCGATTTCAAATCCCAATTCCAGTTGCACCCTCTCTTGTCCTTCGAAACCCAGCTCGATTGCCACTCGGAAAGGTCGTCTCAAGCTAGGGTTTCCAACAAATCTGCGCGCTTCCGTATCTAATTCTTTATCTGAAACTCAACAGTACGGTACCTCTTCCACAATCGGTGGAGACAAAGAGAGTGTGGGTTCTGTGAACCCGGTCTACATTCCGACGCCTCCGAATCGAGAACTTCGAACTCCTCACAGCGG GTACCATTTTGATGGAAGTGTTAGGAAATTCTTCGAGGGGTGGTATTTCAAGGTGTCAATCCCGGAAAGGAGGCAGAGCTTCTGTTTTATGTACTCAGTGGAGAACCCTGCATTTCGCAATAAACTAACGCCATTGGAGGTTGCTCAGCATGGACCTAGATTTACTGGAGTCGGTGCGCAAATTCTCGGTGCCAATGACAAGTATATTTGTCAGTACACCGAGGAATCTCAAAATTTTTGGGGAA GTAGGCATGAGCTAATACTGGGGAATACATTTATACCACAAAAACAATCGAAGCCTCCGAACAAAGAGGTTCCTCCTCAG GAATTCAATAGGAGAGTGTCGGAAGGTTTTCAAGTCACTCCACTTTGGCACCAAGGTTTCATTCGTGATGATGGCAG GTCAGATTATGTGGAAACTGTGAAGACCGCACGTTGGGAGTATAGTACACGTCCAGTTTATGGCTGGGGTGATGTTGGCTCTCAACAGAAGTCTACGGCAGGATGGCTTGCAGCTTTCCCTGTCTTTGAACCCCATTGGCAAATATGCATGGCAGGCGGATTGTCAACAG gTTGGATAGAATGGGATGGTGAAAGGATTGAGTTTGAAAATGCCCCATCCTATTCTGAAAAGAATTGGGGCGGAGCATTCCCGAGAAAATGGTTTTGG ATTTGCATTCACtttgatggaaaattttatgaatttgtgcCATGGAATGGTGTTGTTAATTGGGAAGTTGCTCCTTGGGGTTGCTGGTGCATGGGTGCAGAGAATGAGACACACTTG GTCGAATTGGAGGCAACAACAGAGGATTCAGGTACAACTTTACGTGCTCCAACATCGGAAGCTGGACTTGCTCCCGCTTGTAAAGATACTTGTTTTGGGCTGCTAAGATTACAAATGTGGGAACGGAAATATGATGGCAGCAAGGGGAAG ATTATATTGGATGTCACGAGTGACATGGCAGCACTAGAGGTTGGTGGGGGACCATGGTTCAACACTTGGAAGGGCAAGACCACAACGCCAGAGCTCCTTAGCCAGGCTCTTAGGGTTCCAATTGATGTGGATgggttttttaatttgcttccACTGTTTAAGCCCCCTGGTCTATAA